Proteins co-encoded in one Leptospiraceae bacterium genomic window:
- a CDS encoding response regulator transcription factor produces the protein MKIRVIIADDHSVVTAGVKAVLKSDIRLEVCGIFQDGNSVLEFLQNNEIDLAILDLDMPGAQNFELLRILKENYPNLKIIIFTMHNGIQSFFQAGRLGADSYVLKSEPITYLPTIIMQAMKGVFYCSDELKIYLTQKKREQKLKPLEFEILGFLAIGLEYSEIAKKICKSEKTVEYYIYKLRKKYNANNNTELLHKLKEEISISVK, from the coding sequence ATGAAAATTAGGGTCATTATAGCAGACGATCATTCCGTTGTAACGGCAGGAGTGAAAGCTGTTTTAAAATCGGATATCAGGCTAGAAGTCTGCGGTATTTTTCAGGATGGAAATTCTGTCCTAGAGTTTTTGCAAAACAACGAGATAGACCTAGCTATTCTGGATTTGGACATGCCAGGAGCACAAAATTTTGAACTACTCAGAATTCTAAAAGAGAACTATCCCAATTTAAAAATAATAATTTTTACAATGCACAATGGAATTCAAAGTTTTTTTCAAGCAGGAAGACTTGGAGCCGATTCCTATGTTTTAAAATCAGAGCCTATTACCTATTTGCCTACAATTATTATGCAGGCCATGAAAGGAGTTTTTTATTGTTCTGATGAATTGAAAATTTATCTAACTCAAAAGAAAAGAGAACAAAAATTAAAACCACTTGAGTTTGAAATTTTAGGATTCTTAGCAATAGGATTAGAATATTCCGAAATTGCAAAAAAGATTTGTAAGTCAGAAAAGACAGTTGAATACTATATCTACAAGCTTCGTAAAAAATACAATGCGAATAACAACACGGAGCTGCTACACAAATTAAAAGAAGAAATCTCTATATCGGTAAAATAA